From a region of the Schistocerca americana isolate TAMUIC-IGC-003095 unplaced genomic scaffold, iqSchAmer2.1 HiC_scaffold_57, whole genome shotgun sequence genome:
- the LOC124586824 gene encoding mucin-1-like yields MSDVTTPRCTPCCQHRLRPTSPQPAALHAVSTVRVRGSHSPLHSTLSSPSASDVTTAAWTPRCQHRPCPTSPQPAAIHAVSTVRVRRHHSPLHSTLSAPSTSDVTTARRTTRCEHRTCPTSQQPVGLHSVSTIRVRCHHSPFHSTLSAPSTSDVTTARSTPRCEHRPCPTPPQPAALQAVSTVRVRRHQIPLDSTLSAPSMSDVITACYTTCCQCRLCPASAPPAAILAVSIVRV; encoded by the coding sequence atgtccgacgtcaccacaccccgctgcactccatgctgtcagcaccgactccgtccgacatcaccacagcctgcagcactccacgctgtgagcaccgtccgtgtccgaggttcccacagcccgctgcactccactctgtcatcaccgtccgcttccgacgtcaccacagccgcctggactccacgctgtcagcaccgtccatgtccgacgtcaccacagcccgctgcaatccacgctgtcagcacagtccgtgtccgacgtcaccacagcccgttgcactccacgctgtcagcaccgtccacgtccgacgtcaccacagcccgccgcactacacgctgtgagcaccgtacgTGTCCAACGTCACAACAGCCCGTTGGACTCCATTCTGTGAGCACCATCCGAGTCCGATGTCACCACAGCCCGtttcactccacgctgtcagcaccgtccacatccgacgtcaccacagcaagaagcactccacgctgtgagcaccgtccgtgtccgacgccaccacagcccgctgcactccaagcTGTCAGCACCgtgcgcgtccgacgtcaccaaatcccgctggactccacgctgtcagcaccgtccatgtccgacgtcaTCACAGCCTGCTACACTACATGCTGTCAGTGCCGGCTGTGTCCGGCGTCAGCCCCGCCTGCTGCAATCCTCGCTGTGAGCAtcgtccgcgtctga